A genomic stretch from Thermomonospora umbrina includes:
- a CDS encoding DUF6286 domain-containing protein, whose translation MTTHAGHLRPAPARPAKARVDRTAYRAARRVFRPRRTWPAMLAAVLLTAAGVLVAVETISGLAGSPTELVDHRRVLSWLGRTSWNDPVTIAAGAVVALLGLACLMAGLKPGHTSLVQLRGDDPELVVGVTKGGLRRAVATAAGDVEMVGGVKVKVRRHRVAVAVETPLRQPDGLAERVEKAVSHRLEELGPRPRRSVSVRVRKAGGDS comes from the coding sequence ATGACCACGCACGCAGGGCATCTGCGCCCCGCGCCGGCGCGTCCGGCCAAGGCCCGCGTCGACCGCACCGCCTACCGTGCCGCCCGCCGGGTGTTCCGGCCCCGCCGGACCTGGCCCGCGATGCTCGCCGCGGTCCTGCTGACGGCGGCCGGGGTGCTGGTGGCCGTGGAGACCATCTCCGGGCTGGCCGGCTCGCCCACCGAGCTGGTCGACCACCGGCGGGTGCTCTCCTGGCTCGGGCGGACGTCGTGGAACGACCCGGTGACGATCGCCGCCGGGGCCGTCGTCGCCCTCCTCGGCCTGGCCTGCCTGATGGCGGGGCTGAAGCCGGGCCACACCTCGCTGGTGCAGTTGCGCGGCGACGACCCCGAGCTGGTCGTCGGGGTGACGAAGGGCGGGCTGCGGCGCGCGGTGGCGACGGCGGCCGGGGACGTCGAGATGGTCGGCGGGGTGAAGGTCAAGGTGCGCCGGCATCGCGTGGCCGTCGCCGTCGAGACCCCGTTGCGGCAGCCCGACGGGTTGGCCGAGCGGGTCGAGAAGGCCGTCTCGCACCGGCTGGAGGAGCTCGGCCCGCGTCCGCGCCGGTCGGTGTCCGTCCGCGTCCGCAAGGCGGGGGGCGACTCGTGA
- the amaP gene encoding alkaline shock response membrane anchor protein AmaP, with translation MNRRAAGLNRFGLTLLGALLLAGGALVLARALGAWGAGPSRERLLTDGLRGFPDDNAWLWPTVAAVAVVAALLGLAWLLAQGRSERVQGLSLEDDRSEGSTRISSSALTAAIEQEVDDFPGVEKSRARLLGTREHPRLVLTVSYGARADLAALRRYVANSAVARLRSALDRESLPTVVRLRLVDSEGPRSLA, from the coding sequence GTGAACCGCCGTGCCGCCGGGCTCAACCGGTTCGGCCTGACGCTCCTCGGCGCGCTCCTGCTGGCGGGCGGCGCCCTGGTGCTGGCCCGTGCGCTGGGCGCCTGGGGCGCGGGTCCCTCCCGTGAACGGCTGCTGACCGACGGGCTGCGCGGCTTCCCGGACGACAACGCCTGGCTGTGGCCCACCGTGGCCGCCGTCGCGGTGGTCGCCGCCCTCCTCGGCCTCGCCTGGCTGCTGGCCCAGGGCCGCTCGGAACGGGTGCAGGGCCTGTCCCTGGAGGACGACCGCTCCGAGGGGTCCACCCGGATCTCGTCGTCCGCGCTCACCGCGGCGATCGAGCAGGAGGTCGACGACTTTCCCGGCGTGGAGAAGTCCCGGGCCCGGCTGTTGGGCACCCGGGAGCATCCCCGCCTCGTCCTGACCGTGTCGTACGGGGCCCGCGCGGACCTGGCGGCGCTGCGCCGCTACGTGGCGAACTCGGCGGTGGCCCGGCTGCGCAGCGCGTTGGACCGGGAGTCGCTGCCGACCGTCGTGCGGTTGCGCCTGGTCGACTCCGAAGGGCCTCGCAGCCTGGCGTGA